The Arachis ipaensis cultivar K30076 chromosome B07, Araip1.1, whole genome shotgun sequence genome includes a window with the following:
- the LOC110265008 gene encoding uncharacterized protein LOC110265008 produces MRPTLFLSLYFVHILLMMFTIVFVLLSSFPFLLSLPLPNDTVVSARLLDAQLQNLGFNTFSRPITSGVPYDAKVPKTLNGVKVSAMRLRSDSLWHRGVQFYKEFEIPKRVIEHPFVERLVLVYQNLGNLSNKYYPLHGYTYLAPVLGLLAYNGTNLSHSMVPELLHIRAYKNPILIKFSNVNLPQSGSLSKCVYFGLNGSVQFDRLLPNNVCSSFQQGHFSIVVESKSVPPSPHDPNKKYDFCILIPCLVGGFLLLVILGVVVGAVRRAKDEI; encoded by the coding sequence ATGAGGCCTACCttatttctctctctttattttgttCACATACTCTTGATGATGTTCACAATTGTCTTTGTTCTGCTCTCATCATtcccatttcttctttctttgcCACTTCCAAATGATACTGTTGTCTCAGCAAGGTTGTTAGATGCACAACTTCAAAATTTGGGTTTTAACACATTTTCAAGGCCTATAACATCTGGGGTACCCTATGATGCCAAAGTGCCCAAAACCCTAAATGGGGTTAAGGTCTCAGCAATGAGGCTTAGGAGTGATAGTTTGTGGCATAGAGGTGTTCAATTCTACAAAGAATTTGAGATCCCAAAAAGGGTTATTGAGCACCCTTTTGTTGAGAGGCTTGTATTGGTATACCAAAACTTAGGCAATTTGTCTAATAAATATTACCCTTTACATGGTTACACATATTTGGCTCCAGTTTTGGGTCTATTGGCCTATAATGGTACCAATTTGTCTCATTCAATGGTACCTGAATTATTGCACATTAGAGCTTATAAAAATCCAATTTTGATAAAGTTTTCTAATGTCAATTTACCACAATCAGGTTCATTGTCTAAGTGTGTGTACTTTGGTTTAAATGGTTCAGTACAATTTGACAGACTATTACCCAATAATGTATGTTCAAGTTTCCAACAAGGGCATTTTTCAATAGTGGTGGAATCAAAATCAGTTCCCCCATCACCACATGACCCTAACAAGAAGTATGATTTTTGTATACTAATTCCTTGTTTGGTTGGTGGGTTTTTGTTGTTGGTCATATTGGGTGTAGTTGTTGGTGCTGTGAGAAGAGCCAAAgatgagatataa